A window from Ornithorhynchus anatinus isolate Pmale09 chromosome X4, mOrnAna1.pri.v4, whole genome shotgun sequence encodes these proteins:
- the TMEM121B gene encoding transmembrane protein 121B, with product GGGAGGFQALSVALLLAQGGLLDLYLIAVTDPYWCSWVATDLAVVAGWTVFFAKHRRGRRGAARTCSAAGGKARGRGARGRLPAGAGGAGGAGAGGGGFAFAYLAWLMYSIAFAPKVGLVLGPSRPDLLRLFQGRAPLGSAGFRLTLALSAPLLYSLVRAVGEPGGPLLLQPRGHRAAGGFLATCLDLLDSFSLLDLLLDGRAPLSSPLRALVLAVYFLALASPVLWLYELHDPPAPGACGPLLRLLAGCLVDVPLLALRCLLAVAHGQPLSVFVLKNVFFLGGRGLEALEGCWAPAG from the coding sequence ggcggcggggcggggggcttccaGGCCCTGTCCGTGGCGCTGCTGCTGGCCCAGGGGGGGCTGCTGGACCTCTACCTCATCGCCGTCACCGACCCGTACTGGTGCTCCTGGGTGGCCACCGACCTGGCCGTCGTCGCCGGCTGGACCGTCTTCTTCGCCAAGCACCGGCGAGGGCGTCGAGGGGCCGCCCGCACGTGCTCGGCCGCAGGCGGgaaggcccgggggcggggggcgagagggaggctcccggcgggagcgggaggagccggaggagccggagcaggaggagggggcttcGCCTTCGCCTACCTGGCCTGGCTGATGTACTCCATCGCCTTCGCCCCGAAAGTAGGGCTGGTGCTAGGCCCGTCCAGGCCCGACCTCCTGCGGCTCTTCCAGGGCCGCGCCCCTCTGGGGTCGGCGGGCTTCCGCCTGACCCTGGCCCTGTCGGCGCCCCTGCTCTACAGCCTGGTCCGGGCCGTGGGCGAGCCCGGGGGACCCCTCCTCCTGCAGCCCCGGGGCCACCGCGCCGCCGGAGGCTTCCTGGCCACCTGCCTGGACCTGCTGGACAGCTTCTCCCTGCTGGACCTCCTGCTGGACGGCCGGGCGCCGCTGTCCTCCCCGCTGCGGGCCCTGGTCCTGGCCGTCTACTTCCTGGCCCTGGCCTCGCCCGTGCTCTGGCTCTACGAGCTCCacgaccccccggcccccggggcctgcGGCCCCCTGCTGCGGCTGCTGGCCGGCTGCTTGGTGGACGTGCCCCTGCTGGCCCTGCGCTGCTTGCTGGCCGTCGCCCACGGCCAGCCGCTCTCCGTCTTCGTGCTCAAGAACGTCTTCTTCCTGGGCGGCCGGGGGCTGGAGGCGCTGGAGGGCTgctgggccccggccggc